A window of Phycobacter azelaicus contains these coding sequences:
- the rplQ gene encoding 50S ribosomal protein L17, with product MRHARGYRRLNRTHEHRKALFANMAGSLIEHEQIKTTLPKAKELRPIVEKLITLAKKGDLHSRRNAASRLKEDQYVTKLFDVLGPRYKDRQGGYVRILKAGFRYGDMAPMAIIEFVDRDVNAKGAADKARVAEAEAAADEE from the coding sequence ATGCGTCACGCACGTGGATACCGCCGCCTGAACCGCACCCATGAGCACCGCAAGGCTCTGTTTGCAAACATGGCTGGCTCGCTCATCGAGCATGAGCAGATCAAAACCACTCTGCCCAAGGCAAAAGAACTGCGCCCGATCGTTGAGAAACTGATCACCCTGGCGAAAAAAGGCGACCTGCATTCGCGCCGCAACGCTGCGTCGCGTCTGAAGGAAGACCAGTATGTCACCAAACTCTTTGACGTGCTGGGCCCCCGCTACAAAGACCGTCAGGGCGGCTATGTTCGCATCCTGAAGGCCGGTTTCCGTTACGGTGACATGGCTCCGATGGCGATCATCGAATTCGTTGATCGTGACGTGAACGCCAAAGGCGCAGCTGACAAGGCCCGCGTTGCCGAGGCCGAAGCGGCAGCTGACGAAGAATAA
- a CDS encoding multicopper oxidase family protein, producing the protein MPTRRSLLAGLASLPLLPRMGLAAAEHRLRLASAPLQIAPAQYGKTDLWGVNGSVPGPALRARQGDRLRVEIENALPQATSMHWHGIRIENAMDGVPGMTQDPIAPGEIFTYDFALPDAGTYWYHSHAQSVEQVERGLQGPLIIAEDQAPEVDQDLVLMLDDIRLASDASVDPQFAHPHDRSHAGRLGNVMLTNGQMEASFPVAEGERLRLRLINSANARTFALGLQGFTGWIMAYDGMPLEAPEAIPDRMLLAPAQRIDLIVDVTANAGEDAFLIQFERDGGYAQATFPVAAGTRTVRTTPAPLPPNPDHPIDLTNARKTTLRMEGGAMGGMQSASWQDEERDMRALAQAGQFWAFNGVVGRPDAPLVRASLGESVQITMTNDTAFPHAMHLHGMHFAEVLPEGRLGPLRDTLLMMRGETRTIAFNAHNPGKWLLHCHMLSHHAAGMGTWIEVVA; encoded by the coding sequence ATGCCAACCCGTAGATCCCTGCTTGCCGGACTTGCCAGCCTACCGCTGCTGCCTCGGATGGGCCTTGCGGCTGCTGAGCATCGTCTGCGGCTTGCCTCAGCCCCTTTGCAGATCGCACCCGCGCAATATGGCAAAACGGATCTCTGGGGGGTGAACGGCAGCGTCCCAGGCCCCGCCCTGCGCGCCCGCCAGGGAGACCGGCTGCGGGTAGAGATCGAAAACGCCCTGCCACAGGCCACCTCGATGCATTGGCACGGCATTCGGATCGAGAACGCCATGGATGGGGTTCCAGGCATGACGCAGGATCCCATCGCACCGGGAGAGATCTTCACCTACGACTTTGCCCTGCCCGATGCGGGCACCTATTGGTACCATTCCCATGCCCAATCCGTCGAACAGGTCGAACGTGGTCTGCAAGGCCCTCTGATCATCGCGGAAGATCAGGCCCCCGAAGTGGACCAGGATCTTGTGCTGATGCTGGATGACATCCGCCTGGCCAGCGATGCCTCAGTCGATCCGCAGTTCGCGCATCCCCATGACCGCTCCCACGCAGGAAGGCTGGGCAACGTGATGCTGACAAACGGCCAGATGGAGGCAAGCTTCCCGGTGGCAGAAGGCGAACGTCTGCGCCTGCGTCTGATCAACAGCGCCAATGCCCGCACCTTTGCCCTTGGTCTGCAAGGGTTCACCGGCTGGATCATGGCCTATGACGGCATGCCACTGGAAGCGCCAGAGGCGATCCCAGACCGGATGCTGCTGGCCCCTGCCCAGCGGATCGATCTTATCGTCGATGTGACTGCCAATGCGGGTGAGGATGCCTTCCTTATCCAGTTCGAACGCGATGGCGGCTATGCGCAGGCCACATTCCCGGTCGCAGCCGGAACACGTACGGTACGCACCACACCTGCTCCGCTACCGCCGAACCCCGACCATCCGATTGACCTGACCAATGCCCGCAAGACGACCCTGCGGATGGAAGGCGGGGCCATGGGAGGGATGCAGTCGGCAAGCTGGCAGGATGAAGAGCGCGACATGCGGGCCCTCGCGCAGGCCGGGCAGTTCTGGGCCTTCAACGGCGTTGTGGGCAGGCCAGATGCCCCGCTGGTGCGCGCATCCCTTGGCGAAAGCGTTCAGATCACCATGACAAATGACACCGCCTTTCCCCATGCCATGCACCTGCACGGGATGCATTTTGCCGAAGTCCTGCCAGAGGGCCGCCTTGGCCCCTTGCGCGACACGCTGCTGATGATGCGCGGCGAGACACGCACCATTGCCTTTAACGCCCACAACCCCGGCAAATGGCTGCTGCATTGCCATATGCTATCCCATCACGCGGCGGGCATGGGCACCTGGATCGAAGTTGTGGCCTAA
- a CDS encoding DNA-directed RNA polymerase subunit alpha, which produces MIHKNWAELIKPTQLEVKPGNDPARQATVVAEPLERGFGLTLGNALRRVLMSSLQGAAITSVQIDNVLHEFSSVAGVREDVTDIILNLKGVSLRMEVEGHKRLSINAKGPAIVTAGDISESAGIEILNRDHVICHLDDGADLFMELTVNTGKGYVSAEKNKPEDAPIGLIPIDAIYSPVKKVSYDVQPTREGQVLDYDKLTMKVETDGSVSPDDAVAYAARILQDQLSIFVNFEEPESAGRQDEDDGLEFNPLLLKKVDELELSVRSANCLKNDNIVYIGDLIQKTEAEMLRTPNFGRKSLNEIKEVLSGMGLHLGMDVEDWPPDNIEDLAKKFEDSF; this is translated from the coding sequence ATGATCCATAAAAATTGGGCCGAATTGATCAAGCCGACGCAGCTTGAAGTGAAGCCGGGAAATGACCCCGCACGTCAGGCAACTGTCGTTGCAGAACCGCTCGAGCGCGGCTTTGGTCTGACCCTTGGCAACGCGCTGCGCCGCGTTCTGATGAGCTCGCTGCAAGGCGCGGCCATCACCAGTGTTCAGATCGACAACGTCCTGCACGAGTTTTCTAGCGTTGCCGGCGTACGTGAAGACGTTACCGACATCATCCTGAACCTCAAGGGTGTGTCCCTGCGCATGGAAGTCGAAGGCCACAAGCGTCTGTCGATCAATGCGAAGGGTCCGGCAATCGTTACTGCAGGTGATATCTCCGAGAGCGCCGGTATCGAGATCCTGAATCGCGATCACGTGATCTGCCACCTCGATGATGGCGCCGATCTGTTCATGGAGCTGACCGTGAACACGGGTAAGGGGTATGTCTCTGCCGAGAAGAACAAGCCGGAAGATGCGCCCATCGGTCTGATCCCGATCGATGCGATCTATTCGCCGGTGAAAAAGGTCTCCTATGACGTTCAGCCGACCCGTGAAGGTCAGGTTCTGGACTATGACAAGCTGACCATGAAAGTGGAAACCGACGGTTCTGTCTCGCCGGATGATGCCGTGGCCTATGCTGCGCGCATTCTGCAGGATCAGCTGTCGATCTTCGTGAACTTCGAAGAGCCCGAATCCGCTGGTCGCCAGGACGAGGACGACGGTCTCGAGTTCAACCCGCTTCTCTTGAAGAAGGTGGACGAGCTGGAACTGTCCGTGCGTTCGGCAAACTGCTTGAAGAACGATAACATCGTTTACATCGGTGATCTGATTCAGAAGACCGAAGCGGAAATGCTCCGCACCCCGAACTTTGGCCGCAAGTCCCTGAACGAAATCAAGGAAGTGCTGTCTGGCATGGGCCTGCACCTGGGCATGGACGTCGAGGACTGGCCGCCGGACAACATCGAAGATCTGGCCAAGAAGTTCGAAGACTCGTTCTAA
- a CDS encoding adenylate kinase, with protein MNIILLGPPGAGKGTQARHLVETRGMVQLSTGDMLRDAQASGSEMGKKVAEVIARGELVTDEIVIGLIREKIAEGAEGGFIFDGFPRTLAQADALTVLLSDMGQSLDAVIEMSVDDAALVARITGRSTCGDCGEVYHDETKPWPADGKCSNCGSTNIKRRADDNEDSLKTRLMEYYKKTSPLIGYYYAKGKLKKVDGLASIGDVQASIAKILG; from the coding sequence ATGAATATCATTCTCTTGGGCCCGCCCGGGGCCGGTAAAGGCACGCAAGCGCGTCATCTTGTAGAAACCCGTGGCATGGTGCAGCTTAGCACTGGTGACATGCTGCGCGATGCTCAGGCCAGCGGCAGCGAGATGGGCAAAAAGGTTGCCGAGGTTATCGCCCGTGGAGAGCTGGTCACGGATGAGATCGTGATTGGCCTGATCCGTGAGAAGATCGCGGAAGGCGCCGAAGGTGGATTTATCTTCGACGGTTTTCCCCGCACGCTCGCGCAGGCCGATGCGCTGACAGTTCTTCTGTCGGATATGGGCCAAAGTCTGGATGCGGTCATTGAAATGTCGGTTGACGATGCAGCTCTGGTTGCCCGCATCACTGGCCGATCTACCTGCGGCGACTGTGGCGAGGTCTACCACGATGAGACCAAACCCTGGCCTGCCGATGGGAAATGCTCCAATTGCGGCAGCACTAACATCAAGCGCCGCGCCGACGACAATGAGGACAGCCTCAAGACCCGTCTGATGGAATACTACAAGAAGACTTCGCCGCTGATTGGTTACTACTACGCCAAGGGCAAGCTGAAGAAGGTTGATGGGCTGGCCTCGATCGGGGATGTGCAAGCCTCGATTGCCAAGATCCTCGGCTAA
- a CDS encoding replication-associated recombination protein A, producing the protein MSDLFDSEPGTAPDGPEPNRPLADRLRPKSLSEVIGQSQVLGPEAPLGVMLASGSLSSLIFWGPPGVGKTTIARLLAKETDLHFVQISAIFTGVPDLKKVFEAAKHRRANGQGTLLFVDEIHRFNKAQQDGFLPHMEDGTILLVGATTENPSFELNAALLSRAQVLVLERLPLADLELLTQRAEKELGRALPLTGDARDALQEMADGDGRALLNLIEQVAAWRVEAPLGREALATRLMRRAAKYDKSGDEHYNLISALHKSVRGSDPDAALYWFARMLEGGEDPRYLARRLTRMAVEDIALADPQAQAVCLQAWETYERIGSPEGELALAQAVIYLALAPKTNAGYMAYKAARRLAKETGSAPPPKHILNAPTKLMSEQGYGEGYAYDHDAEDGFSGQDYFPEGVKRPVLYQPVERGFERELKRRTEFFAKLRLQRNS; encoded by the coding sequence ATGTCGGATCTTTTTGATAGCGAGCCCGGCACCGCACCGGATGGGCCAGAGCCAAACCGCCCTCTGGCGGACCGGTTGCGCCCCAAGTCCCTGTCGGAGGTGATCGGTCAGAGCCAGGTTCTTGGCCCCGAGGCGCCGCTCGGCGTGATGCTGGCGTCAGGCTCGCTATCTTCGCTGATCTTCTGGGGGCCGCCCGGTGTGGGGAAGACCACCATAGCGCGGCTTTTGGCGAAAGAGACCGATCTGCATTTTGTTCAGATCTCGGCGATCTTCACCGGTGTGCCGGACCTCAAAAAAGTGTTCGAGGCGGCCAAACACCGGCGCGCCAACGGGCAGGGCACGCTCCTCTTTGTGGATGAGATCCACCGTTTCAACAAGGCACAGCAGGACGGCTTTCTGCCGCATATGGAGGATGGCACCATCCTTCTGGTCGGCGCCACCACCGAGAACCCCAGTTTCGAGCTCAATGCAGCGCTTTTGTCCCGCGCGCAGGTGCTGGTGTTGGAACGCCTGCCACTTGCCGATCTTGAGCTGCTCACCCAGCGCGCCGAGAAAGAACTCGGGCGGGCGCTGCCACTGACGGGGGACGCGCGCGATGCCCTTCAGGAAATGGCCGATGGTGATGGGCGGGCGCTCCTTAATCTGATCGAACAGGTCGCGGCCTGGCGGGTCGAGGCACCCCTGGGCCGCGAGGCATTGGCCACGCGACTGATGCGGCGGGCCGCGAAATACGACAAGTCGGGCGATGAGCATTACAACCTGATCTCGGCCCTGCATAAATCCGTGCGCGGCTCGGACCCGGATGCTGCGCTTTACTGGTTTGCGCGCATGCTGGAGGGCGGCGAGGACCCGCGTTATCTGGCCCGGCGCCTAACGCGCATGGCGGTGGAGGACATCGCGCTCGCTGACCCTCAGGCGCAAGCGGTCTGCCTGCAGGCCTGGGAGACCTATGAGCGCATCGGCAGTCCAGAGGGAGAGCTGGCGCTCGCGCAGGCGGTGATCTATCTTGCGCTCGCGCCCAAGACAAACGCGGGTTATATGGCCTACAAGGCGGCCCGGCGCCTCGCGAAGGAAACCGGCAGCGCACCGCCGCCCAAACATATCCTCAACGCCCCGACCAAGCTGATGTCGGAGCAGGGCTATGGCGAGGGCTATGCCTACGACCATGACGCCGAAGACGGGTTTTCGGGGCAGGACTACTTTCCCGAGGGCGTGAAACGCCCTGTTCTGTACCAGCCGGTCGAACGCGGGTTCGAACGCGAGTTGAAACGCCGGACCGAGTTCTTTGCCAAGCTGCGGCTGCAACGCAATAGCTGA
- the crcB gene encoding fluoride efflux transporter CrcB, producing the protein MYPTVLYVALGGAIGAALRYLAGLVAVRLLGHGEFPLAIITVNVIGSFLMGAFVVAAAHKGLTHLSPFVMTGVLGGFTTFSAFSLETANLIERGAMGQAALYIVLSVGLSVGGLFLGLMAARGVFA; encoded by the coding sequence ATGTATCCAACCGTTTTATATGTTGCCCTTGGCGGGGCGATCGGCGCCGCGTTGCGCTATCTTGCCGGGCTAGTCGCGGTGCGCCTGCTAGGGCATGGGGAGTTTCCGCTGGCAATCATCACCGTCAACGTGATTGGTTCCTTCCTGATGGGCGCCTTTGTGGTTGCGGCGGCGCATAAGGGGCTGACCCATCTCAGTCCCTTCGTGATGACAGGCGTGCTGGGCGGCTTTACGACCTTCTCGGCCTTTTCGCTTGAGACAGCGAACCTGATCGAACGGGGTGCAATGGGGCAGGCGGCTCTCTATATTGTGCTGTCTGTGGGGCTGTCTGTCGGCGGTCTGTTTCTTGGCCTGATGGCCGCCAGAGGAGTATTCGCATGA
- a CDS encoding ATP12 family chaperone protein: MSEWAPKRFWKTTSVAELEDGYTVELDGRRVRTPAKAALVVPSQRMAEAVAAEWDAQTESVDPATMPFTRSANAAIDKVTHQHAEVADMLADYGDTDLLCYRADSPKELVARQAEEWDPALDWAADALGARLLPRSGILHDPQEPEALTGLRRRVHALSPFQLAAFHDLVCMSGSLVLGFAAAQGWREAAEIWEMSRLDERWQEEQWGVDDEARESSELKKTAFMHAERFYRFSS, from the coding sequence ATGAGCGAATGGGCACCGAAACGGTTTTGGAAAACCACCTCTGTTGCGGAGCTTGAGGACGGCTACACGGTGGAACTGGATGGGCGGCGTGTGCGCACCCCTGCCAAAGCCGCGCTGGTGGTCCCCTCGCAGCGGATGGCTGAGGCGGTCGCCGCCGAGTGGGATGCACAGACCGAATCAGTAGACCCCGCAACCATGCCGTTCACCCGCTCGGCCAATGCTGCAATTGACAAGGTGACACATCAGCACGCCGAGGTTGCCGATATGCTGGCCGATTATGGGGACACGGATCTTCTTTGCTATCGTGCGGACAGCCCAAAGGAATTGGTGGCCCGCCAGGCAGAAGAATGGGACCCAGCACTGGACTGGGCGGCCGATGCTCTGGGGGCAAGGTTGCTTCCGCGCAGCGGTATCCTTCATGATCCGCAAGAGCCCGAAGCCCTGACCGGATTGCGCCGCCGCGTTCACGCGCTAAGCCCTTTTCAGCTTGCAGCTTTTCATGATCTTGTCTGCATGTCAGGATCGCTTGTGCTTGGCTTCGCCGCCGCGCAGGGCTGGCGTGAAGCGGCCGAAATCTGGGAGATGTCGCGGCTTGATGAACGCTGGCAGGAGGAACAATGGGGCGTGGATGACGAAGCCCGAGAATCGTCAGAGCTCAAAAAAACCGCCTTTATGCACGCGGAGCGGTTCTACCGGTTTTCATCTTGA
- a CDS encoding RluA family pseudouridine synthase: MSGVQTVTVTEEDAGQRVDRWLRRLFPHVSQGRIEKMCRKGELRIDGGRVKASTRVEAGQSVRVPPLPSADHQPKALEKRRISEADAKMIRSCVIYKDDEVIVLNKPHGLAVQGGSGTTKHVDGLAEALCFDYEEKPRLVHRLDKDTSGVLVLARTRAAAQALTAAFRHRNTRKIYWALVAGVPTPYLGEIKAGLVKAGGHGRSGEGEKMIAIHPSEIDSTPGAKRAHTLYATLYRVAGRASWVAMEPVTGRTHQLRAHMAEIGHPIVGDGKYGGSGQENLGDGWGAQLGGIISKKLHLHCRRMAFEHPTTKKMISVTAELPDHMKDSWDTFGWTEDLAAEDPFEELQ, translated from the coding sequence ATGAGCGGCGTTCAGACCGTCACCGTCACTGAAGAGGACGCAGGCCAGCGTGTGGACCGCTGGCTGCGCAGGCTGTTCCCACATGTGAGCCAGGGGCGGATCGAGAAGATGTGCCGCAAAGGTGAACTGCGCATCGATGGCGGGCGCGTCAAGGCGAGCACGCGGGTCGAGGCAGGGCAGTCCGTGCGGGTGCCTCCGCTGCCCTCAGCCGACCATCAGCCAAAAGCCCTGGAAAAGCGGCGCATCTCGGAAGCGGATGCCAAGATGATCCGCTCATGCGTGATCTACAAGGACGACGAAGTGATCGTTCTGAACAAGCCACACGGTCTGGCGGTGCAGGGTGGCAGCGGGACGACCAAACACGTGGACGGGCTGGCCGAAGCGCTGTGCTTTGACTACGAGGAAAAGCCGCGCCTTGTGCACCGGCTCGACAAGGACACTTCGGGCGTTCTGGTTCTGGCGCGCACCCGTGCGGCGGCGCAGGCACTGACTGCCGCGTTCCGCCATCGCAACACGCGCAAGATCTACTGGGCGCTGGTGGCCGGTGTTCCCACCCCCTACCTGGGTGAGATCAAGGCAGGCCTTGTGAAGGCGGGAGGCCACGGCCGCAGTGGCGAGGGCGAGAAGATGATCGCCATTCATCCCTCGGAAATCGACAGCACGCCGGGCGCCAAACGGGCGCATACGCTTTATGCGACGCTTTACCGAGTGGCGGGGCGTGCCTCATGGGTGGCGATGGAGCCTGTCACGGGTCGTACCCACCAGCTGCGCGCCCATATGGCCGAGATTGGCCATCCCATAGTGGGGGATGGGAAATACGGCGGCTCGGGGCAGGAGAACCTTGGCGATGGCTGGGGCGCGCAACTGGGCGGCATCATCAGCAAGAAACTGCACCTGCATTGCCGCAGGATGGCCTTTGAACACCCCACTACGAAAAAGATGATCTCGGTCACGGCAGAGTTGCCTGATCACATGAAGGACAGTTGGGACACCTTCGGCTGGACCGAGGATCTGGCAGCGGAGGATCCCTTCGAGGAGCTGCAATGA
- the rpsK gene encoding 30S ribosomal protein S11: protein MARDKSRIKRKERKNIASGVAHVNSSFNNTKILISDVQGNAISWSSAGTMGFKGSRKSTPYAAQMAAEDAGKKAQEHGVKTLEVEVQGPGSGRESALRALAAIGFNITSIRDVTPIAHNGCRPPKRRRV from the coding sequence ATGGCACGCGATAAATCCCGCATTAAGCGCAAAGAGCGCAAGAACATCGCCTCTGGTGTTGCGCATGTGAACTCTTCGTTCAACAACACCAAGATCCTGATCTCCGACGTTCAGGGCAACGCGATCTCCTGGTCCTCTGCTGGTACCATGGGTTTCAAGGGCTCCCGTAAGTCCACGCCCTATGCTGCTCAGATGGCTGCCGAAGACGCAGGCAAGAAAGCTCAGGAACACGGCGTAAAGACCCTTGAGGTCGAAGTTCAGGGCCCCGGTTCGGGTCGTGAATCCGCGCTGCGCGCTCTGGCTGCAATCGGTTTCAACATCACCTCGATCCGTGACGTGACCCCGATCGCCCACAACGGCTGCCGCCCGCCGAAGCGTCGCCGCGTCTAA
- the rpsM gene encoding 30S ribosomal protein S13 has translation MARIAGVNIPTAKRVPIALTYITGIGTTSAQAICEAVGIDVTRRVNELSDSEVLAIREHIDANYTVEGDLRREVQMNIKRLMDLGCYRGLRHRRNLPVRGQRTHTNARTRKGPAKAIAGKKK, from the coding sequence GTGGCACGTATTGCCGGCGTAAACATCCCGACTGCCAAACGGGTCCCCATCGCCCTCACCTATATCACCGGTATCGGCACAACCTCCGCTCAGGCCATCTGCGAAGCAGTGGGCATCGACGTAACCCGTCGCGTGAATGAGCTGTCCGACTCCGAAGTTCTGGCCATCCGCGAGCACATTGACGCGAACTACACCGTTGAAGGTGATCTGCGTCGTGAAGTGCAGATGAACATCAAGCGTCTGATGGATCTGGGCTGCTACCGTGGCCTGCGCCACCGCCGCAACCTGCCAGTTCGCGGCCAGCGGACCCACACTAACGCACGCACCCGCAAAGGCCCCGCAAAGGCCATTGCCGGTAAGAAGAAATAA
- a CDS encoding HAD-IA family hydrolase, whose amino-acid sequence MSAPLRLVLFDVDGTLADSQRAITAAMTAAFASVDLPVPPRDAILSIVGLSLPMAMAQLAPEAGPAVQDELVAGYKQAYKAAREQAGAGHSPLFPGAKETLEALHAVPEYLLGVATGKSQRGLDALIAAHELNFFVTRQVADHHPSKPHPSMVLTALEETGVEPRNAVMIGDTSFDIDMGHAAGVTTIAVDWGYHPANQLKADHMISDFTALAPLLQEIWKV is encoded by the coding sequence ATGAGCGCCCCCCTGCGGTTGGTTCTCTTTGATGTTGATGGCACGCTGGCAGATAGCCAGCGCGCGATCACGGCAGCTATGACGGCGGCCTTCGCCTCGGTGGATCTCCCCGTGCCGCCGCGCGACGCGATCCTGTCGATAGTAGGGCTTTCCCTGCCCATGGCCATGGCGCAGCTGGCGCCCGAGGCAGGTCCTGCGGTTCAGGATGAATTGGTCGCGGGATACAAACAGGCCTACAAAGCCGCGCGGGAACAGGCGGGGGCAGGGCATTCGCCATTGTTCCCGGGTGCGAAGGAAACGCTGGAGGCGCTGCATGCGGTGCCGGAGTATCTGTTGGGCGTTGCGACCGGGAAATCCCAGCGTGGCCTCGACGCGCTGATCGCTGCACATGAGCTGAACTTTTTCGTAACGCGGCAGGTGGCAGATCATCATCCTTCAAAGCCGCACCCTTCGATGGTGCTGACCGCACTGGAGGAGACGGGCGTAGAGCCGCGCAATGCAGTGATGATTGGTGATACAAGCTTTGACATCGATATGGGCCACGCCGCCGGTGTGACAACAATTGCAGTGGACTGGGGGTATCACCCGGCCAATCAGCTGAAGGCGGATCATATGATCAGCGATTTCACTGCGTTGGCGCCGCTGCTGCAAGAGATCTGGAAGGTATGA
- a CDS encoding trypsin-like peptidase domain-containing protein, whose product MIRALLVTMTMVFGVQAAAQTRVPQSQAEISLGFAPLVKEAAPAVVNIYAKIVTQTRQRSPFAGDPFFDDFFRNFANPRPRVQNSLGSGVILSEDGIVVSNYHVVGMATEIRVVTTDRREYDAEVILADQASDLAILRLEEAEGLPFLRLRDSDRVEVGELALAIGNPFGVGQTVSSGIISGLARTGTGTGEGFGYYIQTDAPINPGNSGGALIDVNGDLIGINTRILSRSGGSNGIGFAIPSNLVREFLHQASKGVEAFERPWAGMTGQPVDADLAASFGMDLPEGMVISELHPESPFANAGFQVGDVITAVDGEPVNSPSEMLFRMTIAGLGGTSEVERLRGGAREVVAVAMYAAPDEPKAALVELGERSVLPGLKVAGVNPRVITDMQLPLSAKGVVVVDPGPYGARAGLQRGDLLLGINREEVTSPGEVADVLAETGRWLSIDLLRRGQRVSLRMRL is encoded by the coding sequence ATGATCCGAGCCCTGTTGGTGACAATGACGATGGTCTTTGGCGTGCAGGCTGCAGCACAGACGCGGGTGCCGCAGTCACAGGCTGAGATCTCTCTGGGGTTCGCGCCGCTTGTGAAAGAGGCGGCTCCGGCGGTGGTGAACATCTACGCCAAGATCGTCACCCAGACGCGGCAACGCTCGCCCTTTGCCGGTGATCCCTTCTTTGACGACTTTTTCCGTAACTTTGCCAATCCACGTCCGCGGGTTCAGAACTCGCTTGGCTCGGGCGTGATCTTGTCGGAGGACGGGATAGTGGTTTCGAACTATCACGTGGTTGGCATGGCCACCGAAATCCGGGTCGTGACCACGGACCGGCGCGAATATGATGCCGAAGTCATCCTTGCGGATCAGGCCAGCGATTTGGCCATCCTTCGGCTGGAGGAGGCAGAGGGCCTGCCGTTCCTTCGGCTCCGCGACAGCGATCGTGTCGAGGTGGGCGAGCTGGCGCTGGCCATTGGCAACCCCTTTGGGGTGGGGCAAACGGTCAGCAGCGGCATCATTTCGGGGCTGGCCCGTACCGGCACCGGCACCGGAGAGGGGTTCGGCTATTACATCCAGACCGACGCGCCGATCAATCCCGGCAACTCGGGCGGGGCGCTGATTGATGTGAATGGCGATCTCATCGGGATCAACACACGGATCCTCAGCCGCTCGGGCGGCTCCAACGGAATCGGATTTGCCATTCCTTCGAATCTGGTGCGTGAGTTCCTGCATCAGGCCAGCAAAGGAGTCGAAGCCTTTGAGCGTCCTTGGGCGGGTATGACCGGGCAGCCGGTAGATGCGGATCTGGCTGCCTCCTTCGGGATGGATCTGCCGGAGGGCATGGTGATTTCCGAACTGCACCCCGAAAGCCCCTTTGCCAACGCAGGTTTCCAGGTGGGCGACGTCATAACCGCTGTCGATGGAGAACCGGTGAACTCTCCTTCGGAGATGCTGTTCCGCATGACTATAGCGGGTCTTGGCGGGACATCGGAGGTTGAGCGCTTGCGCGGCGGCGCGCGTGAGGTGGTCGCAGTTGCTATGTATGCTGCGCCGGATGAACCGAAGGCGGCTCTTGTCGAACTTGGCGAACGCAGTGTTCTGCCGGGGCTCAAGGTTGCGGGCGTCAACCCAAGGGTCATCACCGATATGCAGTTGCCCCTGTCAGCCAAAGGCGTCGTTGTAGTCGATCCCGGCCCCTATGGCGCCCGCGCAGGACTGCAGCGGGGGGATTTGCTTTTGGGCATCAACCGCGAAGAAGTCACAAGCCCCGGAGAGGTTGCGGATGTCCTTGCCGAGACCGGGCGCTGGCTGTCGATTGACCTGTTGCGCCGGGGCCAGCGCGTCAGTCTGCGCATGCGGCTTTGA